One Podarcis raffonei isolate rPodRaf1 chromosome 3, rPodRaf1.pri, whole genome shotgun sequence genomic region harbors:
- the TDRD6 gene encoding tudor domain-containing protein 6 isoform X2: MCSSLPSPGSCLSLRVSFVELHAEAPLVRLWGFRGERREEYLRLAEEVQARAGPRLAALPGAGPLAAGELCLAEAGGRWRRCRVLGLLRAGPAPAYRVFLLDEGRTLSAGAQALARGPAELFQLPSEVLGCVLADLAPPQRLSWTLAAAEFLGRLQGQEVSGLVRDVLVAQHLVVLELPWLLAQMRHLGLAGHVSPSTFASLLATSLGAPSAPPQPSPQAPGGPVAPRTQDEPTALDYFYPQLQMRVTEPMLVTQVSDPGRIYCQLRSLSREIQLLSDAMRQAFEASSGKDLQEPLPAPGSPCAARGIDGCWYRALLLQLDPLGGPEEQLGEVAQVIYVDYGRKEFVTKQNLRNLPAECFRMPVVTYPCSLQGITDGGCGWTRSHISQLKTLLLSKVVQANIEAYCPFEHLYYVTLYGEDGLNLNCLYGVQAHCLEQSLLHSSQEHSFDLMAELKKVDATAKEERASLLGVQSMLAADPLPVVRLKAGEYHSAQVSFLQDPTDFWVHLQEHRQPLCCLIQNLSDFYSQSKKLEGILLQPKPGSLCCVALKENCYHRAVVTKMLGKGIEVYLVDRGNTEIIDLHKVKELLPQFRELPAAALRCALANPFPPGQSWSPDAVDYFRKAVLNKELVIKVLGMQGDIYIVELFDHSLAGEKNLGKIMSQQKYAEHHKGEELETLQKVTKEPLRSTSGIEGIGQKPVRKIFPKDENEPSPQRHSSAPYPTETLIVKQQPGEGSCYWSCKAFAKEDSSIAPTPSLYVMQNYSEIKPGFSSEGHLQVGNTVDVVVSYTESPSLFWCQLAKSSQDLRALMAKIQDYCMHSAQPREWPNSVCLAKYSEDEKWYRALITSKVCCAEEVEVAYVDYGNKERVSLKNVRATKTEFLTLKAQAFRCSLYNLIQPNGQDPFVWNEKATEAFHEFVESASTLELKCTIFAFAALNNTDFINIVDLITPFESVCHFLTKKGLARCVQPQKPLISSVHLLSYYYSTHDIKIGSEEVVYITHVNDPCHFYCQLARNANVIGQLTTSIAKLSKMQYNLETSQGPGNVYLAKYMDGCWYRAVVTSAKDTKEVFFVDFGNRQLLKNGDLVLVPNDAYELLLLPMQAIKCSLSDVVDVPKEVSAWFEKAVLDKPLKALIVAKEPDGKLIIELYDGKMQINAKLKESLQCSRGTAKYTKNGASASRYLLTREQNTEKRLSLTEMDKPTFEDKRWNNENLDIVGSSKHTVVCREVRQFQQKTKREVKIKLPGPVEKNNGNDPVTGRSHRDSMLSRETPPDNLKSRNQSETNTHFSLKNICALPQKIISLGLKTLVYVSHINNPSDFYVHLVEDEPLLDSISEKLNKSENIESLNGQQLHIGDVMCALFSEDGLWYRAAIIEKPSGKLVRVQYIDYGNTALVSICKTGRLLEDCSSVPVMSIHCSLYGVKTTELSEWTQEAVLYFSQRTSDTQLNGEFVEKTESKWNIHLCDKDGNIAVDLVDKYLEYKQPPLGKTSDKMESDTDLINLCEVAVPDKYSKPFNMSNTRSFLWKIPKVGQTLKTFLMVAKSPGYFWCQFADSDDIGLIETKLQEAGELMGIDVEDIKSGCPCLAKNSEDNTLYRAVISSVEGETLSLIHIDHGTEELTSAEMIRQIPDDLLVIPPQAFLCCLFGFNSAEGLWAEGINKIFCDVTADSLLDTTIMEKQNDGPFEIPLFVVQLECQKISINEQMKPFWKPVVEDCALTLTNSIHKPEEQIKDVGTDSSKVVINETKVSACALMPSEDLLRCSEAFQPADKCLVATGSGNSFGAFPPTSSPKSQTKHHQTTSEVLDIGDQSTVSETFKKGTDYSAFAKESDIPNFADVTETQLPNGGESKVLELDLFETLKETEGQAEMLTLDTREVHLAVDETLSVSDLVPIEVVTLSDTNQLPFQLKMHPFGDTLDLETVEVSPPLCEETRERAELDLLDMTHAEGELEQRSSLKDKSDCLLLEPVTPEVYLLQAGEIREDMLLELPADNEIQLPFSETGFKLQDFFCREDIVEVCETGQESEGYHCLARQTLLKNHIETQMSHDAGERFKESNLVGEDFLRSTLLDEEAVDIPSHSTEKNETTCNLNGFDIGSKCMVWSGIHWYKAQILGVSAEGTKVLNLSSGNEEVVSPINVWNRIPEQDASPTEILDNKRDTVYSTVKPPVGTEAVAPGRLTSVKEMCI, encoded by the coding sequence ATGTGCTCTTCGCTGCCGAGCCCGGGCAGCTGCCTGTCTCTGCGCGTGTCCTTCGTGGAGCTCCACGCGGAGGCTCCGCTGGTGCGGCTGTGGGGCTTCCGCGGCGAGCGGCGCGAGGAGTACCTGCGGCTGGCCGAGGAGGTGCAGGCGCGGGCGGGGCCTCGGCTGGCGGCGCTGCCGGGCGCGGGGCCCCTGGCGGCGGGCGAGCTGTGCCTGGCGGAGGCGGGCGGGCGCTGGCGGCGCTGCCGGGTGCTGGGCCTCCTCCGCGCCGGCCCCGCGCCCGCCTACCGCGTCTTCCTGCTGGACGAGGGCCGCACGCTCAGCGCCGGCGCCCAGGCCTTGGCGCGCGGCCCCGCCGAGCTCTTCCAGCTGCCCTCCGAGGTGCTGGGCTGCGTCCTGGCCGACCTGGCGCCGCCCCAGCGCCTCAGCTGGACGCTGGCCGCCGCCGAGTTCCTGGGCCGCCTGCAGGGCCAGGAGGTGTCGGGCCTGGTGAGGGACGTGCTGGTGGCGCAGCACCTGGTGGTGCTGGAGCTGCCCTGGCTGCTGGCCCAGATGCGCCACCTGGGGCTCGCCGGCCACGTCTCCCCCAGCACCTTCGCCAGCCTCCTCGCCACCTCCCTCGGGGCCCCCAGCGCCCCACCCCAGCCGTCCCCCCAGGCGCCCGGGGGCCCTGTCGCTCCCCGCACCCAGGATGAGCCCACAGCCCTGGACTACTTCTACCCGCAGCTGCAGATGAGAGTGACGGAGCCCATGCTGGTGACCCAGGTATCCGACCCCGGCAGGATATATTGTCAACTGCGCAGCCTCTCCAGAGAGATCCAGCTGCTCTCGGATGCCATGCGCCAGGCTTTTGAGGCCTCCTCTGGGAAAGACTTGCAGGAACCCCTGCCGGCCCCAGGATCCCCTTGCGCCGCGCGGGGCATCGATGGCTGCTGGTACCGGGCCCTGCTGCTGCAACTAGATCCTCTGGGTGGCCCGGAGGAGCAGCTTGGAGAAGTGGCACAGGTGATCTATGTGGATTATGGGAGGAAGGAATTTGTGACAAAGCAAAACCTGCGCAATTTGCCTGCTGAGTGTTTCCGAATGCCGGTGGTGACCTATCCTTGTTCATTGCAAGGTATTACCgatggaggctgtggctggaccCGCTCTCATATAAGTCAGCTTAAAACATTGCTGTTGAGCAAGGTGGTGCAAGCCAACATTGAAGCCTACTGTCCCTTTGAGCACCTCTACTATGTTACTCTCTATGGAGAAGATGGCCTGAACCTTAACTGCCTCTATGGGGTCCAGGCCCATTGTCTGGAGCAGAGCCTCCTTCACAGCAGTCAAGAGCATTCCTTTGACTTAATGGCTGAACTAAAGAAGGTAGATGCCACAGCCAAGGAAGAACGTGCCTCTCTGTTGGGAGTTCAGTCCATGCTTGCCGCTGACCCACTTCCTGTTGTGCGTTTGAAGGCTGGTGAGTACCACAGTGCTCAAGTGTCCTTCCTCCAGGATCCCACAGACTTCTGGGTGCACCTGCAGGAGCACCGCCAACCCCTCTGTTGCCTCATACAGAACTTAAGTGACTTCTATTCTCAGAGTAAAAAACTAGAGGGTATTCTGCTTCAGCCCAAACCAGGATCCCTGTGCTGTGTTGCATTGAAGGAGAACTGCTATCACCGTGCTGTTGTCACCAAGATGCTGGGAAAAGGCATTGAAGTTTATCTGGTAGACAGAGGAAACACTGAAATTATTGACTTGCATAAGGTGAAGGAATTGCTTCCCCAGTTCAGAGAACTTCCTGCTGCAGCACTCAGATGTGCATTGGCTAATCCTTTCCCACCAGGGCAGTCATGGAGCCCAGATGCTGTAGACTATTTCAGGAAAGCCGTGCTAAACAAGGAGCTGGTAATCAAGGTCTTAGGCATGCAAGGGGACATTTACATAGTGGAACTTTTTGATCATTCACTAGCAGGAGAAAAAAACTTGGGCAAAATCATGTCTCAACAGAAGTATGCTGAGCATCATAAGGGTGAGGAATTAGAGACTCTCCAGAAAGTGACCAAGGAGCCATTGAGGAGCACGTCTGGAATAGAGGGCATAGGGCAGAAGCCTGTGAGAAAAATTTTCCCCAAAGATGAAAATGAACCCTCGCCACAACGTCACAGTTCAGCCCCTTATCCTACTGAAACTTTGATCGTCAAGCAGCAGCCCGGTGAAGGTAGTTGCTATTGGTCATGCAAAGCATTTGCAAAAGAGGATTCTAGCATTGCCCCAACCCCTTCACTCTATGTTATGCAAAACTACTCTGAAATAAAGCCAGGGTTTTCTAGTGAAGGGCATCTGCAAGTTGGAAATACAGTAGATGTGGTAGTATCCTATACAGAAAGTCCTAGTCTCTTCTGGTGTCAGCTAGCTAAAAGTTCCCAAGACCTGAGAGCACTTATGGCTAAAATTCAAGATTATTGTATGCATTCAGCACAACCCCGTGAATGGCCAAATTCTGTATGTTTGGCTAAGTATTCTGAGGATGAGAAGTGGTACAGAGCTCTTATTACTAGTAAAGTATGTTGTGCTGAAGAGGTGGAAGTTGCATATGTTGACTATGGGAACAAAGAGCGTGTTTCACTGAAGAATGTCCGTGCAACTAAGACAGAGTTTCTGACGTTGAAAGCTCAAGCTTTCAGATGTAGCCTTTACAACTTAATTCAGCCAAATGGTCAGGATCCGTTTGTGTGGAATGAAAAAGCCACTGAAGCTTTTCATGAATTTGTGGAGTCAGCAAGCACATTAGAACTGAAATGTACCATATTTGCTTTTGCAGCATTAAACAATACAGATTTCATCAATATTGTGGACTTGATTACCCCTTTTGAAAGTGTGTGCCATTTTTTAACAAAGAAGGGTCTAGCCAGATGTGTGCAGCCTCAAAAACCTCTAATATCTTCTGTTCATCTTCTGTCATACTATTATTCTACACATGACATTAAAATAGGAAGTGAAGAGGTGGTTTATATCACACATGTTAATGATCCCTGTCACTTTTACTGCCAACTTGCTAGAAATGCAAATGTTATTGGCCAGTTAACTACTAGTATTGCTAAACTCAGCAAAATGCAGTACAATTTGGAAACATCACAGGGCCCTGGAAATGTGTATCTTGCAAAGTATATGGATGGCTGCTGGTACAGGGCAGTAGTAACTTCAGCAAAAGATACCAAAGAAGTTTTCTTTGTGGATTTTGGGAATAGGCAGTTGTTAAAGAATGGAGACTTGGTACTAGTACCAAATGATGCTTATGAGTTACTGCTTTTGCCAATGCAAGCCATAAAATGCTCTCTATCTGATGTAGTTGATGTTCCAAAAGAAGTTTCTGCATGGTTTGAAAAAGCAGTACTAGATAAGCCCTTAAAGGCTTTAATTGTAGCAAAAGAACCTGATGGAAAACTGATCATTGAACTATATGATGGTAAGATGCAGATCAATGCAAAACTGAAAGAGAGTTTGCAGTGCAGCAGAGGGACGGCCAAATATACAAAAAATGGAGCTTCAGCATCCAGATATCTGCTCACCAGGGAACAAAACACTGAAAAAAGGCTATCTTTGACAGAAATGGATAAACCAACTTTTGAGGACAAGAGGTGGAACAATGAAAATTTGGACATAGTAGGCAGTAGCAAACACACTGTTGTATGTAGAGAAGTAagacaatttcagcagaaaacaaaaagagaggtGAAAATTAAGCTTCCTGGACCAGtggaaaaaaataatggaaatgaTCCTGTAACAGGTAGGAGTCATAGAGATTCCATGCTAAGCAGAGAAACTCCCCCTGATAACTTGAAAAGCAGAAATCAATCTGAAACTAATACACACTTTTCACTTAAAAATATTTGTGCTTTACCTCAAAAAATCATAAGCCTTGGTCTTAAAACTTTGGTGTATGTTTCTCATATAAATAATCCATCCGACTTCTATGTTCACCTAGTAGAAGATGAGCCCTTGCTTGACAGCATTTCAGAGAAACTAAATAAATCTGAAAATATTGAGAGTCTGAATGGGCAACAGCTTCACATAGGAGACGTAATGTGTGCATTGTTTTCAGAAGATGGCTTATGGTATCGAGCTGCAATCATTGAAAAACCCTCTGGTAAACTGGTGAGGGTGCAGTATATTGATTATGGCAATACTGCACTGGTTAGCATCTGCAAAACAGGTAGACTCCTTGAAGACTGTTCATCAGTCCCAGTGATGAGCATTCATTGTTCATTGTATGGAGTTAAGACCACAGAGCTTTCAGAATGGACACAGGAAGCAGTGCTGTATTTCTCCCAAAGGACAAGTGATACTCAGCTAAATGGCGAATTTGTGGAGAAAACTGAAAGCAAATGGAACATTCATCTCTGTGACAAAGATGGTAATATAGCAGTGGATTTGGTTGATAAATACCTTGAGTACAAACaacctcctttggggaaaacATCTGACAAAATGGAGAGTGACACTGATCTGATAAACCTGTGTGAAGTTGCTGTTCCTGATAAGTATAGCAAACCTTTCAATATGTCAAACACCAGATCCTTCCTCTGGAAGATTCCTAAGGTGGGTCAAACTTTGAAAACCTTTTTGATGGTTGCAAAGAGCCCAGGATATTTTTGGTGCCAGTTTGCTGACTCAGATGATATTggtttaattgaaacaaagcttcAGGAAGCTGGAGAGCTTATGGGCATAGATGTTGAGGATATAAAAAGTGGCTGTCCCTGTCTAGCAAAGAATAGTGAAGATAATACCTTATACCGAGCAGTTATTAGCAGTGTAGAGGGGGAAACCTTGAGTCTCATTCATATTGACCATGGAACCGAGGAACTTACCAGTGCAGAGATGATCAGGCAAATTCCTGATGACCTGCTGGTAATACCACCTCAAGCAtttctttgttgtttgtttggCTTTAACTCTGCAGAAGGTTTGTGGGCTGAAGGAATAAATAAGATCTTCTGTGATGTCACGGCAGACTCTCTGTTAGACACTACCATCATGGAAAAACAAAATGATGGCCCTTTTGAAATCCCCTTATTTGTTGTTCAATTGGAATGTCAAAAAATCAGCATCAATGAACAAATGAAACCCTTTTGGAAGCCTGTTGTTGAAGACTGTGCCTTAACTTTGACAAATAGTATTCACAAACCTGAAGAACAGATTAAAGATGTAGGGACAGATAGTTCAAAGGTGGTTATAAATGAAACCAAAGTATCTGCCTGTGCACTAATGCCTTCAGAAGATCTGTTGCGTTGTTCAGAGGCATTCCAACCAGCAGATAAGTGTTTAGTTGCTACAGGGAGTGGTAATTCATTTGGAGCATTTCCCCCAACTTCTTCACCCAAATCTCAAACCAAGCACCACCAAACCACTTCTGAAGTACTTGACATTGGAGACCAAAGCACTGTGtctgaaacatttaaaaagggAACTGACTATTCTGCATTTGCAAAAGAAAGTGATATACCAAATTTTGCAGATGTTACTGAAACACAGCTTCCTAATGGTGGTGAATCTAAGGTGTTAGAACTAGATTTGTTTGAAACTCTGAAAGAGACTGAAGGCCAAGCAGAAATGTTAACACTGGATACACGTGAAGTACATTTAGCTGTGGATGAAACACTGAGTGTGTCAGATTTGGTGCCTATTGAGGTGGTGACTTTATCAGATACAAATCAGCTGCCTTTTCAACTGAAGATGCACCCATTTGGAGACACACTGGATCTGGAGACAGTTGAAGTGAGCCCTCCCCTGTGTGAGGAAACACGAGAGAGAGCAGAATTGGACTTGCTTGACATGACACATGCAGAAGGGGAGTTAGAACAGCGCTCTTCACTAAAGGATAAAAGTGACTGTTTACTGCTGGAACCTGTTACACCTGAAGTGTATCTTTTACAAGCTGGTGAAATCAGGGAGGATATGTTGTTGGAGCTGCCTGCGGATAATGAAATCCAGTTACCATTTTCAGAAACTGGATTCAAACTGCAAGACTTCTTCTGCCGTGAGGACATTGTGGAGGTATGTGAAACAGGACAAGAAAGCGAAGGTTACCATTGTCTAGCAAGGCAAACTCTGCTGAAGAACCACATTGAAACACAGATGAGCCATGATGCGGGTGAAAGATTTAAAGAGAGCAATTTGGTTGGAGAGGATTTTTTGAGAAGCACACTGCTAGATGAAGAAGCAGTTGACATTCCAAGTCACAGTACAG